In a genomic window of Mercenaria mercenaria strain notata chromosome 19, MADL_Memer_1, whole genome shotgun sequence:
- the LOC123542348 gene encoding uncharacterized protein LOC123542348, protein MAKYEEDVLEKFKRRVASTEQKARECLSLLKFSEGLVKRDINIVRIQIDLRLQKLERKALDELERLYLTEKEHIEELLTNLRFFSKRANSSPSEGNIAEIEQELRKESNNIYRKRFIFDTNKDLDITLDKLGTFGRTLVKRIDENQIDITNSSDDKIDTLSVTQEITECNDAGNIGGDSFDICRERKLDTNKDTDMFAETDPFDILRSMKTGISKNGISSCKNNFRYWKNMDRTKNIHLQPSKHVKFADELDEKEKISYKTGTGKGNESLLNQRGRLVTDCERKRRARSASPRAVHFNSNTKRDKMQGILKHITKLTNDIQPVCHDSDITSVSADIPDVARQPCESFLHQDDLDRIPFGKSLENKDTKAKVNEYGRTMTKRSLETNCDDREHLIQHTFIEPSALSNQLNEENTNSSADNTSISNNDYKSSIWSYKQNRLSMDNNTTQRQLKLKEKRKRNRSLSTDINKVITEARNQCDDSKIISKSDRLRLPSFDEH, encoded by the exons ATGGCAAAATATGAAGAGGACGTTTTAGAAAAGTTTAAACGTCGTGTTGCCAGCACTGAACAGAAGGCAAGAGAATGTCTAAGCCTCCTGAAATTTTCTGAAGGTCTTGTAAAGCGGGATATCAATATAGTGAGGATACAGATAGATTTACGACTGCAGAAACTGGAGAGAAAAGCGCTTGATGAACTTGAACGACTTTACTTAACCGAAAAGGAACATATCGAAGAATTGTTGACAAACTTGAGATTTTTCTCTAAGAG agcTAATTCCTCACCGTCTGAAGGGAATATCGCAGAAATAGAGCAAGAGTTAAGGAAAGAAAGTAATAATATCTATCGAAAACGATTCATATTTGACACAAACAAAGACTTGGACATAACACTTGACAAGCTCGGCACGTTTGGGAGGACTCTTGTGAAAAGGATTGATGAAAATCAGATTGATATTACCAACAGCAGTGATGATAAAATAGATACTCTGAGTGTTACACAAGAAATAACGGAATGTAACGATGCAGGCAATATAGGAGGAGATAGTTTTGATATTTGTAGGGAGAGAAAACTGGATACAAACAAAGATACCGACATGTTCGCTGAGACTGACCCTTTTGACATTTTAAGGTCAATGAAAACGGGAATATCTAAGAACGGAATTAGTTCTTGTAAAAACAACTTTCGATATTGGAAGAATATGGACCGTAccaaaaatattcatttacagCCTTCAAAACATGTTAAGTTCGCGGATGAGTTAGATGAGAAGGAAAAAATATCATACAAGACTGGAACTGGAAAAGGCAATGAGTCTTTACTCAATCAAAGAGGCAGGCTTGTTACAGACTGTGAGAGGAAGAGACGAGCTAGAAGCGCTAGCCCAAGAGCAGTACATTTTAATTCCAATACAAAAAGGGACAAGATGCAAGGAATCTTAAAGCACATAACTAAATTAACAAATGATATTCAACCGGTGTGTCACGACAGTGATATAACTTCTGTTTCAGCAGACATTCCTGATGTTGCCAGGCAACCCTGTGAATCGTTTCTGCATCAGGACGACTTGGATAGGATACCTTTTGGAAAATCGTTGGAGAATAAAGACACCAAAGCCAAAGTAAATGAATATGGTCGGACAATGACCAAAAGATCACTTGAAACAAATTGCGATGACAGAGAACATTTAATACAACATACATTCATAGAGCCAAGCGCACTCTCTAATCAGCTGAATGAAGAAAATACTAACAGCAGTGCTGACAACACCAGCATTTCAAATAATGATTACAAAAGTAGTATATGGTCATATAAACAAAATCGCCTAAGCATGGACAATAATACAACACAAAGACAactcaaattaaaagaaaaacgaAAACGAAATCGTTCGCTTTCAACTGATATCAACAAAGTAATAACAGAAGCACGAAATCAATGTGATGATAGTAAAATAATTTCGAAATCGGACAGATTGCGTTTGCCAAGTTTTGATGAACATTAA